GAAAAAGCTTGTCCAAGCTCCAATCCAACAGGACCGGCACCAATCACAATTAAAGTCTTCGGTAGTTGATTCAAATCGAAAATGGTTTCGTTGGTTAGGTATTCGACTTCGTTGATCCATTCAATGTCTGGAATGACTGGCTGGGAGCCAGTTGAAATGACGATTCGTTTTCCAAGAATGACCTGGCCGTCACTGATTTCCACTTGATGACTACCTTTTAACCGACCAAAGCCATAATAAACATCCACTCCCATTTTATGAAATCGTTCTGCGCTATCGTGTTTTTGGATTTTTTCAATTGCCGCTTTCACCCGTGTTGCGACTGCGGAAAAATCAACTTCTCCTTGCAAATCGAAACCGAATTCGAGCGAACTCTTTTTCGCATAATATACTTGCTTGGCCGATTCGATCAACGCCTTTGAAGGGATGCAGCCATAATGCAAGCAGTCTCCTCCGAGATTACTCTGCTTTTCGACCAATGCCACGTTCGCCCCCATGGCGGCGGCACCGGCGGCAACGGTTAGACCTCCGGAACCGCCGCCGATCACAACAAGATGATATTTTTTCATGGCCGATGCCTCCCTTCACGAGAACCTAACAGATCAACCTTTTTTCGAAAAATGAAAGGAATGGCTAGAACCACGGCAAACATCAAAGCTGCGATGACGATAGCGTATATAGATCCTTTCGTAAAGCTGGATCCCAGAAAATTGTAGGCAAATGTTGCCGGAATGATTCCGATAAACGTTCCGAGCAAATAAGGCAGTAGTCGTATTTTCGACACACCGGCAGCATAACTAACAAAATCAAACGATACGACAGGAATTAAGCGAATGAGAAGCGTATAAAGGAAGCCATGCTCTTCCAGCTTCATTTCAAGCTTGCTCCATTTACCTGTCCATTGTTTATTGACCAGCCGTTTGCCGAAATAACGTGAAACGAGAAACGACAACAACGCCCCCAGTGTGGCTCCGATGATCGTGTATACGGATCCCCACAAAGCGCCGAACGCAAGGCCCCCGGTCAACGACAACAGTGATGCCGGAAATAAAATCAGGGGCCTAAAGGTGTATAAAAAAATATACAGCGGCGGAGCCATCCATCCGAACGACAAAATCCAATCACGGATGTTCTGCGGAGTAA
The genomic region above belongs to Paenibacillus sp. GP183 and contains:
- a CDS encoding TVP38/TMEM64 family protein; its protein translation is MKKKSLVIKLVFLLFVISILLWMNHQYLHITPQNIRDWILSFGWMAPPLYIFLYTFRPLILFPASLLSLTGGLAFGALWGSVYTIIGATLGALLSFLVSRYFGKRLVNKQWTGKWSKLEMKLEEHGFLYTLLIRLIPVVSFDFVSYAAGVSKIRLLPYLLGTFIGIIPATFAYNFLGSSFTKGSIYAIVIAALMFAVVLAIPFIFRKKVDLLGSREGRHRP